Proteins from one Amycolatopsis benzoatilytica AK 16/65 genomic window:
- a CDS encoding SDR family oxidoreductase translates to MVAAAGKVAVVTGGRRGLGAALVDELLARGARKIYATGRSPYVDERPEVVPVELEVRSEESVAALAKAASDAEIVFNNAGVLVPEALLGGDLATTIETFDVNVFGLLRVARAFAPVLAAQGGGALVDMHSVLSWMAGSGAYGASKAAAWSVTNSLRVELASQNTQVVGVHAGFIDTDMVSAMDQPKATPAQIAARILDGLEAGDTEVLADDVTVTVKAALSGPVENLTFSAAR, encoded by the coding sequence GTGGTTGCAGCAGCGGGCAAGGTGGCGGTCGTGACCGGCGGGCGGCGAGGGCTCGGCGCGGCGCTGGTGGACGAGCTCCTCGCGCGCGGAGCGCGGAAGATCTACGCCACGGGCCGCTCGCCGTACGTCGACGAACGCCCGGAAGTGGTCCCGGTCGAACTCGAGGTCCGCTCGGAAGAGTCGGTCGCCGCACTGGCGAAAGCCGCGAGCGATGCCGAGATCGTCTTCAACAACGCCGGCGTCCTCGTGCCGGAGGCCCTGCTCGGCGGCGACCTCGCGACCACGATCGAAACCTTCGACGTAAACGTCTTCGGGCTGCTGCGGGTCGCGCGGGCGTTCGCCCCGGTACTGGCCGCGCAAGGCGGCGGCGCGCTCGTGGACATGCACTCCGTGCTGTCGTGGATGGCAGGCAGCGGCGCCTACGGCGCGTCCAAAGCGGCGGCGTGGTCGGTGACCAACTCGCTGCGCGTCGAACTGGCCTCGCAGAACACCCAGGTCGTCGGCGTGCACGCCGGGTTCATCGACACCGACATGGTCTCCGCGATGGACCAGCCGAAGGCCACGCCCGCACAGATCGCCGCGCGAATCCTCGACGGCCTCGAAGCCGGGGACACCGAGGTGCTGGCCGACGACGTCACGGTGACCGTCAAGGCGGCACTGTCCGGACCGGTGGAGAACCTGACGTTCTCCGCCGCCCGCTGA
- a CDS encoding gamma carbonic anhydrase family protein has product MLMEHRGKRPVVPESAYVAPSAVLCGAVVLGERARILHGAVLTAEDGEIRIGSDVVVMEHALVRGRAAHPATLGDAVLVGPHAHVNGAVVEDEVFVATGASLFPGSVAGAGAELRINSVLHVNSRLEPGAVLPIGWIAVGDPAELFSPDRHDELWELQRTLDFPGTVYGMPRGASMRELMARQAQFYGSHLDDRVLDE; this is encoded by the coding sequence ATGCTGATGGAACATCGAGGGAAACGGCCCGTGGTGCCCGAGTCGGCGTACGTCGCGCCGTCCGCGGTGCTCTGCGGTGCAGTCGTGCTGGGCGAGCGGGCCCGGATCCTGCACGGCGCGGTGCTCACCGCGGAAGACGGGGAGATCCGCATCGGCTCGGACGTCGTGGTCATGGAGCACGCGCTGGTTCGTGGCCGGGCCGCGCATCCTGCGACGCTCGGGGACGCGGTCCTGGTCGGGCCGCACGCCCACGTCAACGGAGCCGTCGTCGAGGACGAAGTGTTCGTGGCGACCGGTGCCTCGCTGTTCCCGGGCTCGGTCGCCGGTGCCGGGGCCGAGTTGCGGATCAACAGCGTGCTGCACGTCAATTCCCGCCTCGAACCCGGCGCGGTGCTCCCGATCGGCTGGATCGCCGTGGGGGACCCGGCCGAGCTGTTCTCCCCGGATCGGCACGACGAGCTGTGGGAACTCCAGCGCACGCTGGACTTCCCCGGCACCGTGTACGGCATGCCGAGAGGCGCCTCGATGCGGGAACTCATGGCCCGGCAAGCCCAGTTCTACGGCTCCCATCTGGACGATCGCGTGCTTGACGAATGA
- a CDS encoding alkaline phosphatase family protein: MSGTTRGRTIKRVAAAAVAAVAVAGVTGGAAAASPDQAHGAPDHIFYIMMENHGLSQIVGNTADAPFTTQLANRYNVSTNFHGVTHPSMPNYLAAFSGSFQGVWDDCKAGRTVTCAPEEFVPGSGDSTSNASLTQAQYQSASKTPHLFDGRNLVDQLEAHGKSWKAYLQSMPQTGFAGEYAPGLVNGTEVKLYAQKHNPFMYFSDINSPANPRLQKVVPFEKNFDADLASGHVPDYVWISPDQCHDMHGIAPAAAKAINLPSCGFPDSGLDHGAIKLGDDYLKDTVGKIMNSRTWKTSNSTIVVNWDENDYSGYSGGPGSPVGAGNAVLGGGDAPLIVINSQAGPHKQSKVPADHYTVLATVQKLWHLGCLENTCSEATSGQVADLFAN; encoded by the coding sequence ATGAGCGGTACTACGCGTGGCCGGACGATCAAGCGGGTCGCCGCCGCCGCAGTGGCAGCGGTCGCGGTTGCCGGTGTCACCGGCGGAGCGGCCGCCGCCTCGCCGGACCAGGCCCACGGCGCACCGGACCACATCTTCTACATCATGATGGAGAACCACGGTCTCTCCCAGATCGTCGGCAACACCGCGGACGCGCCCTTCACGACGCAGCTGGCGAACCGGTACAACGTTTCGACGAACTTCCACGGCGTGACCCACCCCAGCATGCCGAACTACCTGGCCGCCTTCTCCGGCTCGTTCCAGGGCGTCTGGGACGACTGCAAGGCCGGCCGCACGGTGACCTGCGCGCCCGAGGAGTTCGTGCCGGGCTCCGGCGACAGCACCAGCAACGCGTCGCTGACCCAGGCGCAGTACCAGAGCGCGAGCAAGACCCCGCATCTGTTCGACGGCCGCAATCTGGTCGACCAGCTCGAAGCGCACGGCAAGTCGTGGAAGGCCTATCTGCAGTCGATGCCGCAGACCGGCTTCGCGGGCGAGTACGCCCCGGGCCTGGTCAACGGCACCGAAGTCAAGCTCTATGCGCAGAAGCACAACCCGTTCATGTACTTCTCGGACATCAACTCGCCGGCCAACCCGAGGCTGCAGAAGGTCGTTCCGTTCGAGAAGAACTTCGACGCGGACCTGGCTTCCGGGCACGTTCCGGACTACGTGTGGATCAGCCCGGACCAGTGCCACGACATGCACGGCATCGCGCCGGCCGCGGCGAAGGCCATCAACCTGCCGTCGTGCGGTTTCCCGGACTCGGGCCTTGACCACGGCGCGATCAAGCTCGGCGACGACTACCTCAAGGACACCGTCGGGAAGATCATGAACTCCCGGACCTGGAAGACGAGCAACTCGACGATCGTCGTCAACTGGGACGAGAACGACTACTCGGGCTACTCCGGCGGACCGGGCAGCCCGGTCGGCGCCGGCAACGCGGTCCTCGGCGGCGGCGACGCCCCGCTGATCGTGATCAACTCCCAGGCCGGGCCGCACAAGCAGTCCAAGGTCCCCGCCGACCACTACACGGTGCTGGCCACCGTCCAGAAGCTGTGGCACCTCGGCTGCCTGGAGAACACCTGCTCGGAGGCCACCTCCGGCCAGGTGGCCGACCTGTTCGCCAACTGA
- a CDS encoding acyl-CoA dehydrogenase family protein — MEEFGAADQSVASVWNAHSMIAVLPLATFGTDHQEERWLRPLTAGEAIGAFGLTEPTADSNARVSGPGRCALKAAGSSTAPRRSSAQAPK; from the coding sequence ATGGAAGAATTCGGGGCGGCCGACCAGTCGGTCGCGTCTGTCTGGAACGCTCACTCAATGATCGCGGTCCTCCCGCTCGCGACCTTCGGCACCGACCACCAAGAGGAACGCTGGCTCCGTCCGCTCACTGCCGGGGAAGCGATCGGCGCGTTCGGCCTGACTGAACCCACCGCCGACTCCAACGCAAGGGTATCCGGTCCCGGGCGATGCGCACTGAAGGCGGCTGGATCCTCAACGGCACCAAGACGTTCATCAGCGCAGGCACCGAAATGA
- a CDS encoding winged helix-turn-helix transcriptional regulator, whose protein sequence is MEFEERLRDREAWAIGDRCSAARVLDLLSTKTVFLAVRECFYGTTRFEDFVARIGTSAPAVSRALRQLESAGIVVRAPYREPGKRVRDEYRLTEAGEDLLPVFLSLVQWGDKHLQGGSPPLLFVEAETGRPARVSVTADPVRERESGDLEIRRNRTRSH, encoded by the coding sequence ATGGAGTTCGAGGAGCGATTGCGCGACCGGGAAGCCTGGGCGATCGGCGACCGGTGCTCGGCTGCCCGGGTGCTGGACCTGCTGAGCACCAAAACGGTGTTCCTGGCGGTGCGCGAGTGTTTCTACGGCACGACCAGGTTCGAGGATTTCGTGGCGCGCATCGGGACGTCCGCGCCCGCGGTGTCGCGGGCGCTTCGCCAGCTCGAATCCGCGGGGATCGTCGTCCGGGCACCCTATCGGGAACCGGGCAAACGGGTACGCGACGAGTATCGGCTCACCGAGGCCGGCGAGGACTTGCTGCCCGTGTTCCTGTCGCTGGTGCAGTGGGGCGACAAGCATCTCCAGGGCGGGAGCCCGCCGCTGTTGTTCGTCGAGGCGGAGACCGGCCGCCCCGCCCGGGTCAGCGTCACCGCCGACCCGGTGCGGGAGAGGGAATCCGGCGATCTTGAGATTCGGCGGAATCGCACCAGGTCGCATTGA
- a CDS encoding aromatic amino acid ammonia-lyase: protein MAALMAHPFLCLSGNSLDAAQVTALARSRLTITVDTKARERVREAHGIAQRIVGNRRVYGYTTGVGANRTTCVAKAPAHDAFGMQLLRSHSGGIGPEVPGEQVRAMLAVRLNQLLAGGTSIQVEVLDRIAEALASGHLPTVHAFGAIGTGDLSALGELGLTLAGELPWQGGNGPAPASIVLDRRDALPLMSSGALTIGQSALGATDLKALLDQVPLIAALTLTAIRGSAEAYSQRVHDLKPHAGTQTVAARMRQLLSSADWTSHLVQDPFGLRCLPQVDGAAVDAWRRLDEVLAVEINAAAENPLLDADEEDYHHHGGFHQAQLALALDQFRLSLVGTAALSAARLGYLVEPSFTGLSPFLSDGSPGSSGVMITEYTAQSALAELRTHAQPVSLGHAVISRGSEDHASFASTGARRLLDSVQPFQLVLACELLAAIRALRLRDFVPPGCGELRDFYETAVKRLQSSARDRNLTEDLHTAAAILADGATS, encoded by the coding sequence TTGGCAGCACTGATGGCGCACCCGTTCCTCTGTCTTTCTGGAAACTCGCTCGACGCCGCTCAAGTGACCGCGCTCGCCCGCAGCCGCCTGACGATCACCGTCGACACCAAGGCTCGCGAGCGGGTGCGCGAGGCGCATGGCATCGCACAACGAATAGTCGGAAACCGTCGCGTTTACGGGTATACAACAGGTGTCGGAGCAAATCGCACAACGTGCGTGGCAAAGGCACCCGCGCACGACGCCTTCGGCATGCAGCTGCTGCGCAGCCACAGCGGCGGTATCGGACCTGAGGTGCCCGGCGAGCAGGTCCGCGCGATGCTCGCCGTCCGGCTCAACCAGTTGCTCGCCGGCGGGACGTCGATCCAAGTCGAAGTGCTGGACCGAATCGCCGAAGCGCTGGCAAGCGGTCACCTTCCGACCGTTCATGCCTTCGGCGCCATCGGCACTGGCGATCTGTCGGCGCTCGGAGAGCTGGGGCTCACCCTGGCTGGAGAACTGCCCTGGCAGGGCGGGAACGGGCCGGCGCCCGCGTCGATCGTGCTCGATCGTCGCGACGCTCTCCCGCTGATGTCCAGCGGCGCTCTGACGATCGGACAATCCGCTCTCGGTGCGACCGATCTGAAAGCACTGCTGGATCAGGTGCCCTTGATCGCCGCGTTGACCTTGACCGCGATCCGCGGTTCCGCCGAGGCGTACAGCCAGCGCGTGCACGACCTCAAGCCGCATGCGGGCACCCAGACAGTGGCGGCGCGGATGCGTCAGCTCCTCTCCTCCGCTGACTGGACGTCTCATCTGGTTCAGGACCCGTTCGGTTTGCGCTGCCTGCCCCAGGTCGACGGCGCGGCCGTGGATGCCTGGCGGCGGTTGGACGAAGTGCTCGCCGTCGAAATCAATGCGGCGGCAGAGAACCCGTTGCTCGACGCCGACGAGGAGGACTACCACCATCACGGGGGCTTTCACCAGGCACAGCTGGCGCTTGCCCTCGATCAGTTCCGGCTCAGCCTGGTGGGCACCGCCGCGCTGTCGGCGGCTCGGCTCGGCTATCTTGTCGAGCCCAGCTTCACCGGTCTGTCGCCGTTTCTGTCCGACGGAAGCCCGGGCAGCAGCGGCGTCATGATCACCGAGTACACGGCCCAGTCCGCGCTTGCCGAACTGCGCACGCACGCACAACCGGTCTCGCTCGGCCACGCCGTCATTTCCCGCGGCTCCGAGGATCACGCGAGCTTCGCTTCCACCGGTGCCCGTCGCCTCCTCGATTCGGTGCAACCGTTCCAGCTCGTTTTGGCCTGCGAATTGCTCGCCGCGATCCGTGCGCTCCGGCTGCGCGATTTCGTTCCGCCCGGATGCGGCGAGCTCCGCGACTTTTACGAAACCGCGGTAAAACGGCTCCAGTCATCGGCAAGGGATCGAAACCTGACTGAGGACCTTCACACAGCGGCAGCGATACTGGCCGACGGCGCGACGAGCTGA
- a CDS encoding YHS domain-containing protein — translation MTSKSDAPERVGRPITEDLTMMFLELFVPRGTFAPDELHQLATRLTMKQLVTHVDAIRDVVDAHEVASANLGVLDFLDSINHVVVHEIGTWIADSRQLDPVEPPRYVVRVSVPGPWRKAMTPFLVASITRALAQADDDPERLYRQPHVEVHVVGVPEGGYGVYGRVIGESALLEMMSQAKTDTPAPDGALIDPVCGMIATELVETLEHQGTTYGFCSAGCRRHFADKLVQEASR, via the coding sequence GTGACCAGCAAGTCCGACGCACCCGAGCGCGTCGGCCGGCCGATCACGGAGGACCTGACAATGATGTTTCTCGAGCTGTTCGTCCCGCGCGGCACGTTCGCCCCGGACGAACTGCACCAGCTCGCGACACGGCTGACCATGAAGCAACTGGTGACCCATGTGGACGCCATCCGGGACGTCGTGGACGCCCACGAAGTGGCCAGTGCCAACCTGGGCGTGCTGGACTTCCTGGATTCCATCAACCACGTCGTCGTCCACGAAATCGGCACTTGGATCGCGGACAGCCGCCAGCTCGACCCCGTCGAGCCGCCGCGCTACGTGGTGCGGGTCTCCGTGCCCGGCCCCTGGCGCAAGGCCATGACCCCATTCCTGGTCGCCAGCATCACCCGCGCGCTGGCGCAGGCCGACGACGACCCCGAGCGGCTCTACCGCCAGCCGCACGTCGAGGTGCACGTCGTCGGCGTGCCCGAGGGCGGATACGGCGTGTACGGCCGGGTGATCGGCGAGTCGGCGCTGCTGGAAATGATGAGCCAGGCCAAGACCGACACCCCGGCACCCGACGGCGCGCTCATCGACCCGGTGTGCGGCATGATCGCCACCGAACTGGTCGAAACCCTGGAACACCAGGGCACGACCTACGGTTTCTGCAGTGCGGGCTGCCGCCGGCACTTCGCCGACAAGCTGGTCCAAGAGGCGTCCCGATAA
- a CDS encoding MFS transporter, translating into MGANVQVKTAHTDEPLTKFHLRVTATTFGANFSDGYALGIIGALLPTLTTTMNLSGAWEGLLGASALIGLFFGSMLLGRVADGIGRQKLYLYNFVLITVASAAQLWAHTPLTLFLLRLLIGFGLGADYAVGPTLLAEFAPRRLRGLLLGSLTVLWTVGYVVANILGSYISIDDTSAHWLLASGALPAALVLLLRIGIPESPSWLASHGRVDEARLIRRRYLGQADPGTADANPVPAEPPPAARYRDLFSPGQAKRTWFGVLFFSAQVLPYFAIYTFMSQILETIHISDANTQNLVLNLALLLGGVIGLWPIQRMGRRPFTIVTFVILTACLGLMAIFADASGWVLMVPFVIYTFVMSGASNITQVYPPELFPTALRGTGVGFLNAASRVASAVGTFVLPVSLSTIGMGWSMGWMAAVLLLGTIVSVAWAPETRNTLTGDDWQH; encoded by the coding sequence ATGGGTGCGAATGTGCAAGTCAAAACTGCGCACACCGACGAGCCACTGACCAAATTCCATCTCCGGGTAACCGCGACCACTTTCGGCGCCAACTTCTCGGATGGCTACGCACTCGGCATCATCGGTGCGCTGCTGCCGACGCTCACCACCACCATGAATCTGTCCGGCGCGTGGGAGGGGCTGCTCGGCGCGTCGGCCCTGATCGGCCTCTTCTTCGGCAGCATGCTGCTCGGGCGGGTAGCCGACGGCATCGGCCGGCAAAAGCTCTATCTCTACAATTTCGTACTGATCACAGTCGCATCCGCGGCCCAGCTGTGGGCACACACCCCGCTGACTCTGTTCCTGCTCAGGTTGCTGATCGGATTCGGCCTGGGCGCGGACTACGCGGTGGGCCCGACCCTGCTCGCCGAATTCGCTCCCCGGCGGCTGCGCGGACTGCTTCTCGGCTCGCTCACGGTGCTGTGGACGGTCGGCTACGTGGTCGCCAATATCCTGGGCAGCTATATCTCGATCGACGACACGTCCGCACACTGGCTGCTCGCCAGCGGCGCGCTGCCCGCGGCCCTCGTGCTGCTGCTTCGGATCGGCATCCCGGAATCCCCGAGCTGGCTCGCCAGCCACGGCCGCGTCGACGAGGCAAGACTGATCCGCCGACGGTACCTCGGACAGGCCGACCCTGGCACCGCGGATGCGAACCCGGTGCCGGCCGAGCCCCCGCCGGCTGCTCGTTATCGCGATTTGTTCAGCCCCGGGCAGGCGAAGAGAACCTGGTTCGGCGTCCTTTTCTTCAGCGCACAGGTGCTGCCGTACTTCGCCATCTACACTTTCATGTCGCAGATTTTGGAAACCATTCATATTTCGGACGCGAACACCCAGAACCTGGTGCTCAACCTCGCATTGCTGCTCGGCGGCGTGATCGGGCTCTGGCCGATCCAGCGGATGGGCCGGCGCCCGTTCACCATTGTCACCTTCGTGATCCTCACCGCCTGCCTCGGGTTGATGGCGATCTTCGCCGATGCCTCCGGCTGGGTGCTGATGGTGCCGTTCGTCATCTACACCTTCGTGATGTCCGGTGCTTCCAACATCACTCAGGTCTATCCGCCTGAACTGTTCCCCACTGCCCTGCGGGGCACCGGAGTCGGCTTCCTCAACGCGGCGAGCCGGGTCGCTTCCGCGGTGGGCACCTTTGTCCTGCCGGTCAGCCTGAGCACGATCGGCATGGGCTGGTCGATGGGCTGGATGGCCGCGGTGCTCCTGCTCGGCACGATCGTGAGCGTCGCCTGGGCACCCGAAACCCGCAATACCCTCACCGGCGATGATTGGCAGCACTGA
- a CDS encoding ATP-binding protein encodes MRVSVLGPLEVAVDRGVLEIGGARLRALLARLAVDVGRPVAVAELIDALWPEGTPVSPAASLQSLVWRLRQALPDGQVVRSGEAWYQLDLPRDAVDAFRFERLAEEGQRALRAGDAVRARQRLREALRLWRGDPLVDVAPAPYAIALGVRLREVWLTALEDRLAADLQAGPASSVVAELTELTAAHPLRERLWVLLVTALNADGRSAEALAACETVRRLLAEELGSDPGPELRQAHLAALRGERLEKGRRKDNLPAPMTSFVGRAEELARVRERMREGRLVTLVGPGGVGKTRLATTLAAELAGTVEGGVWLVELAPAAAEDDLAEAVLAALGPREIGLPAPDREALRRLTGVLAGAETLIVLDNCEHVVEPAARVVAELLARCPSVRILATSREPLGVAGERLCPVLPLPLPEPGREPDESPAVRLFADRAAAVCPGFAHSGEEVAQVCRRLDGLPLAIELAAARLRTMTLRQLATRLEDRFRVLTGGARSAPHRHRTLRAVVAWSWDLLEDDDRSLAARLAVFPSTFSAEAADHLGVAWETLDMLADKSLLQVVGERYRMLATIREYGLHRLAEDGAIDATRFAHAAFFVDLVERAAPHLHDAAQLRWLRLLAEERDNLAAALQFTAESGDAIGARRLGAVLGLFWAIHGGHAHAADRLRTALTTPGAAPAALTSQVAAQYLFHAILAGQLPDTDAVTTAGAAVGQEGGDSAASALTAALLAMAANDIPTGLALLDGQPGGVDPWQRGVRSLVRAMLAGAGGDTATMRADLAVAAARFRQAGERWGLATTLTYLALADVMADDVDTAAAALVEAITLIGELGGADHFQRTWLAVTTARAGRLDAARAELLAILRENVPGLVEVVARLCLADLARYRGDLAEAANQVEHAERLSDGGFTDALLRLGQGRLALARADLQVAETALRKAVTSASSLPDLPMVAEVAVGVAELALRRGNIRQAAAVLGAAHALRGAAAATDPDVARLAEELSTALGSASYEAAYNEGRRLGRADALAAIAGHVPPPATGRTALEVG; translated from the coding sequence ATGCGGGTGTCGGTGCTGGGCCCATTGGAGGTGGCGGTCGACCGCGGGGTGCTGGAGATCGGCGGGGCGCGGCTGCGGGCCTTGCTGGCCCGGCTCGCGGTGGACGTCGGTCGTCCGGTCGCGGTGGCGGAGCTGATCGATGCGCTGTGGCCGGAGGGCACGCCGGTCAGCCCGGCCGCGTCGCTGCAGTCGCTGGTGTGGCGGTTGCGGCAGGCCCTGCCCGACGGCCAGGTGGTGCGGTCGGGTGAGGCCTGGTATCAGCTGGACTTGCCACGGGACGCGGTGGACGCCTTCCGGTTCGAGCGGCTCGCCGAGGAGGGGCAGCGAGCCCTGCGGGCCGGCGACGCGGTGCGGGCACGACAGCGGCTGCGCGAGGCACTGCGGTTGTGGCGCGGGGATCCGCTGGTCGACGTGGCGCCCGCGCCCTATGCGATCGCCCTCGGGGTTCGGCTGCGGGAGGTGTGGCTGACCGCGTTGGAGGACCGGCTGGCGGCCGACCTGCAGGCCGGGCCGGCGTCGTCGGTCGTGGCGGAGCTTACCGAGCTGACCGCCGCGCATCCGCTGCGTGAGCGGCTGTGGGTGTTGCTGGTGACGGCGTTGAACGCCGATGGCCGGTCCGCGGAAGCCCTTGCCGCCTGCGAGACGGTCCGGCGCCTGCTGGCCGAGGAACTCGGCTCCGATCCGGGGCCTGAGCTGCGGCAAGCGCATCTCGCCGCGCTGCGCGGCGAGCGGCTGGAGAAGGGCCGGCGCAAGGACAACCTGCCCGCACCGATGACGAGCTTCGTCGGACGCGCCGAGGAGCTGGCGCGGGTTCGCGAGCGGATGCGGGAAGGACGCCTGGTCACGTTGGTCGGGCCGGGAGGGGTGGGCAAGACGCGGCTGGCGACCACCCTGGCGGCCGAGCTGGCCGGCACCGTCGAAGGCGGAGTGTGGCTGGTGGAACTGGCACCGGCCGCCGCGGAGGACGATCTTGCCGAGGCGGTGCTGGCCGCGTTGGGGCCGCGCGAGATCGGTCTTCCGGCCCCGGACCGGGAGGCGCTGCGCCGGCTGACCGGAGTGCTGGCTGGCGCCGAGACGCTGATCGTGCTGGACAACTGCGAGCACGTCGTCGAGCCGGCCGCGCGGGTCGTGGCCGAACTGCTGGCGCGGTGCCCGTCCGTCCGGATCCTGGCGACGAGCCGCGAACCCCTCGGCGTCGCCGGCGAACGGTTGTGCCCGGTGTTGCCGTTACCGCTGCCGGAACCGGGCCGGGAACCGGACGAAAGCCCGGCGGTCCGGCTGTTCGCCGATCGGGCGGCCGCGGTCTGTCCCGGGTTCGCGCACAGCGGGGAAGAGGTGGCTCAGGTGTGCCGCCGGCTGGACGGATTGCCGCTGGCCATCGAACTGGCCGCGGCCCGGCTGCGGACCATGACCTTGCGTCAGCTCGCCACGCGTCTCGAGGACCGGTTCCGGGTGCTGACCGGCGGGGCGCGTTCGGCGCCGCACCGGCACCGGACGTTGCGCGCGGTCGTGGCGTGGAGCTGGGACCTGCTGGAAGACGACGACCGCAGCCTGGCCGCCCGGCTGGCGGTGTTTCCCTCCACGTTCTCCGCCGAAGCCGCCGACCACCTCGGTGTCGCCTGGGAGACGCTGGACATGCTGGCGGACAAGTCCTTGCTCCAGGTCGTCGGAGAGCGCTACCGGATGCTGGCGACCATCCGCGAGTACGGCCTGCACCGGCTCGCCGAAGACGGCGCCATCGATGCGACCCGATTCGCGCACGCCGCGTTCTTCGTCGATCTCGTCGAACGCGCGGCACCGCACCTGCACGACGCCGCGCAGTTGCGTTGGCTTCGCCTGCTCGCGGAAGAACGCGACAATCTGGCGGCCGCGCTGCAGTTCACCGCCGAAAGCGGCGATGCCATTGGCGCCCGTCGGCTGGGCGCTGTCCTCGGCCTGTTCTGGGCGATCCACGGCGGCCATGCCCACGCGGCGGATCGGCTGCGCACCGCGCTGACCACGCCTGGTGCCGCCCCTGCCGCGCTGACCTCGCAGGTCGCGGCCCAGTACCTGTTCCACGCGATCCTGGCCGGCCAGCTGCCCGACACGGACGCGGTGACGACGGCCGGCGCTGCGGTCGGACAGGAGGGTGGCGACTCGGCGGCGAGTGCCCTGACCGCGGCGCTGCTTGCGATGGCCGCCAACGACATCCCGACGGGCCTCGCTCTGCTGGACGGCCAGCCGGGCGGTGTCGATCCTTGGCAGCGCGGCGTCCGTTCGCTGGTCCGGGCCATGCTGGCCGGAGCGGGTGGTGATACGGCCACGATGCGGGCCGACCTCGCCGTCGCCGCGGCCCGGTTCCGGCAGGCAGGGGAGCGCTGGGGCCTGGCCACCACCCTGACCTATCTCGCCCTGGCCGACGTGATGGCCGACGATGTCGACACGGCTGCCGCGGCACTCGTCGAGGCGATCACCCTGATCGGAGAGCTGGGCGGTGCCGACCACTTCCAGCGCACCTGGCTGGCCGTCACGACCGCCCGGGCCGGGCGACTGGACGCGGCTCGCGCCGAGCTGCTGGCGATCCTCCGGGAAAACGTGCCCGGCCTGGTCGAGGTGGTGGCGCGGCTGTGCCTGGCCGATCTGGCCCGGTACCGCGGAGACCTGGCCGAAGCCGCGAACCAGGTCGAGCATGCCGAGCGGCTGAGCGACGGCGGCTTCACCGACGCGTTGCTGCGGCTGGGGCAGGGCCGGCTGGCTCTGGCGCGAGCGGACCTCCAGGTCGCCGAGACAGCGCTGCGGAAGGCAGTCACGTCGGCGTCGTCGTTGCCGGACCTCCCGATGGTCGCCGAAGTCGCGGTGGGGGTTGCCGAACTTGCGCTGCGGCGCGGGAACATCCGGCAGGCCGCCGCGGTGCTCGGTGCCGCGCACGCACTGCGCGGAGCCGCCGCCGCGACCGATCCGGACGTCGCCAGACTGGCTGAAGAGCTCAGCACTGCCCTCGGCTCGGCCTCCTACGAAGCCGCCTACAACGAAGGCCGGCGGCTCGGTCGCGCGGATGCCCTTGCCGCGATCGCCGGCCACGTCCCGCCCCCGGCGACCGGGCGAACCGCGCTGGAAGTCGGCTGA
- a CDS encoding tautomerase family protein: MPLWTIHHTPGLFSDAEKHELASRVADHYEAVGLPRFYAVTVFQEARREDFYVGGEPAEAGIRVVIDHIARHSTGPDSRRRTAQWISSMLRPHLEKRPGVHWEFHADESSEELWMINGLVPPPGGSAEEKAWAKDNAASPY; the protein is encoded by the coding sequence ATGCCACTGTGGACGATCCACCACACCCCCGGACTCTTCAGCGACGCCGAGAAACACGAACTCGCCTCCCGGGTGGCCGACCATTACGAAGCGGTCGGCCTGCCCCGGTTCTACGCGGTCACGGTCTTTCAGGAAGCCCGGCGGGAGGACTTCTACGTAGGCGGGGAACCCGCCGAAGCCGGGATCCGCGTCGTGATCGATCACATCGCGCGCCACAGCACCGGGCCCGACTCCCGCCGGCGCACCGCGCAGTGGATCAGCAGCATGCTCCGGCCGCATCTGGAAAAACGGCCCGGCGTGCACTGGGAGTTCCACGCCGACGAGTCCAGCGAAGAACTCTGGATGATCAACGGGCTGGTGCCGCCGCCGGGCGGCTCCGCTGAAGAAAAGGCCTGGGCCAAGGACAATGCCGCTTCCCCGTACTGA